The following proteins are co-located in the Triticum aestivum cultivar Chinese Spring chromosome 1A, IWGSC CS RefSeq v2.1, whole genome shotgun sequence genome:
- the LOC123071499 gene encoding uncharacterized protein, with protein MDETESRGDFIKMLVSIFVNGDTSDGSIRGTPGKGLVLFFGSKNVATIFTKENDASEFAGALVKLVSDDEIKRCRKTAAEILEHLCIHYNWNDEYLGTLKNAMTGVMPRVLREILLGFGSRGKAGKPTYARPGTDVESQVGVGGNAVLEVNVSNNNNNTSSSRQNQHHKLHLALLSLCVTACEKLHLDVNAVSPGEGDQGDQGEGVAFRFATKLVQLNRDLMTADSLTVMKLTTRMVIATVKKHMVDGRSTIAKRADLQSLMDLLSSVSEDMLDLESCMVFATGTRTTTIPDNTETLDSIVKLASKLHGQIRGQDSEIELASSS; from the exons ATGGACGAAACTGAAAGCAGAGGAGATTTCATTAAGATGCTGGTAAGCATCTTTGTTAATGGTGATACTAGTGACGGGTCCATCAGAGGTACTCCAGGTAAAGGACTGGTGCTGTTTTTTGGGAGCAAAAACGTTGCCACCATCTTCACCAAGGAGAACGATGCCTCCGAGTTTGCTGGTGCTCTGGTGAAATTAGTTTCAGATGATGAGATCAAGAGATGCAGAAAAACTGCAGCAGAAATTCTAGAGCATCTATGTATTCATTACAATTGGAATGATGAATATCTCGGTACACTCAAGAATGCCATGACGGGTGTGATGCCAAGG GTGCTTAGAGAAATACTACTTGGTTTTGGGTCGAGAGGAAAAGCAGGAAAGCCCACGTATGCCAGACCAGGTACCGACGTCGAAAGCCAAGTCGGTGTCGGTGGTAATGCTGTTTTAGAAGTCAATGTcagtaacaacaacaacaatactTCATCGTCTCGGCAAAACCAACACCACAAGTTGCATCTTGCCCTTCTGTCCCTCTGTGTGACGGCATGTGAGAAATTACACCTCGATGTCAATGCAGTTTCGCCGGGAGAAGGAGACCAAGGAGATCAAGGAGAAGGTGTCGCATTCAGGTTTGCGACGAAGTTGGTACAGTTAAACAGGGATCTCATGACCGCCGACAGCCTGACAGTGATGAAGCTTACGACCAGAATGGTGATAGCAACCGTGAAGAAACACATGGTGGATGGTCGCAGCACCATCGCCAAACGAGCTGACCTGCAGAGCCTCATGGATTTGCTCTCCAGCGTTTCAGAGGACATGCTGGATCTTGAGAGCTGCATGGTTTTTGCCACTGGAACAAGGACAACGACAATTCCTGACAACACTGAAACCCTCGATTCCATCGTTAAACTGGCATCGAAACTCCACGGCCAAATTAGGGGCCAAGACTCTGAAATAGAGCTAGCTAGCTCTAGCTAG